AAGgccaaatatattattaaaggaaaatatagtaaattaaaacatattaattcattttaaaaaaaaaaaaagcagaagcaagaaattaaatggaatatgaatttaaaaaagGTAAGTAATTAAATGAATATGAACTAAAAAGAAAGGCAAAGTTTGATGAATTCATAAAGGGATTAAGAAAGTTGATGGAGGCCAACTATGATAATAGCAAAGAAGATTCTGGCCAACAATGATTACATTTGATACcctatttaaaagaaaaaaaaaaactataattatatcgGTTTGAATTGTCGTGGACCCCATGATTAGAGAGGTAACGAGCTGGCAAACCAAGTCATAGACAGTCTGTTCCTTACCCCTCACCCCACCCCCGCCACCTCTATACAACATATACTTATACACTCACCATCATCTCCATTTTCAACCATCACTTCCTCCATAACTTCATCCCCACGTCTAAAAATACCTTCTTTACCCTTTTTCTCTTGAGAATTCGTATCACTGGAAAATGGCTGAAGAAACCAAGAAACCTGCTTCTGATGAGACTACGCCACCGACAACTGTGGCTGATGTCCCTGTGCCGGAAAAGGAATCAACCCCTCAACCTGAACCGGTACCTGTTCCTGAGACACCGGAAAAATCTGCTGATCCGGTGACGGAGGAAACTGATAAGGAAAAAACTCCAGTTACTGAATCTGCTTCTTTTAAGGAAGAGAGCAATAAAGTTGAAGAACTACCAAATCCTGAACAAAAGGCTTTAGCGGAGTTGAAAGAGTTGGTTCAAGATGCTCTGAACAAACATGAATTCACTGCTCCTCCGGTcaaggaggaggagaagaaaCCAGAGGCTGAAGCAGTAGCTATTGCTGTGGCAGAGGAGGAGAAAAAGGAAGAATCTGCTGCTGAGGAACCCACCACCGATGCTGCACCGGCAACCACAGAGCCGGTGAAGGAAGAACCACCAGTTCCAGCAGCGGTGgtagaagagaagaaagaaactACACCTGTAgtggaagagaagaaagaagttCCACCTGTTgtggaagagaagaaagaaactCCGGCGTCAGCAGATCCATCGGAGACGGTTGAGAAAGTGACTGAAAAGGTTACAGCAGATGAGGAGGATGGTTCTAAAGCCGTTGAAGAAATCAAAGAGACGATTGTTGAAGTGACTGCCACCAGTACTGCACCGGTTGAGGAGGATGCAGCAGTTCCGGCAGAAGAAGTCGCAGCAACAGAGGAAGAAGTTTCCATCTGGGGAATTCCCTTATTAGCTGATGAAAGAAGTGATGTGATCCTTCTCAAGTTCCTCAGAGCCAGAGATTTCAAAGTGAAGGAAGCTTTTGCTATGCTGAAGAGTGTGGTAGCATGGCGTAAGGAGTTTAACATTGATGAACTTTTGGAAGAAGATCTGTCAGGATTAGGACTAGAAAAAGTGGTGTACAATCATGGTGTGGACAAGGAAGGACATCCAGTTTGTTACAATGCATTTGGGGCATTTCAGGACAATGAATTGTATCAGAATACTTTTGCTGATAAGGAGAAAATGGACAAGTTTCTTAGATGGCGTATTCAGTTCATGGAGAAATCAATCAGGAATCTTGATTTTAGCCCTGATGGCATATGCACTTTTGTTCAGGTTattgatctcaaaaattcacCTGGACTTTACCTTTACAAGAAAGAACTTCGCCAGGCTACCAACCGTGCACTTCAGTTACTCCAGGACAACTACCCTGAATTTGTTGCCAAGCAGGTATACTTTCAATAATAAGATCTCAATCATTTATAATATGTATCAATTCTGAATTATTAACAGGAccgactttttttttttttatgttgacgGTAATGATAAAGGTGTTCATCAATGTGCCATGGTGGTATCCAGCTTACTACAGGATGATCAATGCACTTTTCACTACCAGGACCAAGAGCAAGTTTGTGTTTGCTGGTGCTTCACGATCTGCTGAGACTCTCTTCAAGTCAGTGGACTGActactcctttttttttttttataactatagtcttttttctttcaattgaatATTGATCTGTGTGTTGACAATCAGATACATTGTCCCTGAGCAAGTTCCAGTTCAATATGGTGGACTTAGCAGGGAGGGTGAACAGGAATTCACCATTGCTGACTCTGCCACTGAGGATACCGTTAAGCCTGCTTCCAAACACACGGTTGAATTTCCAGTTACTGAGGTATATATACTAACATCCTCTATGCTAAAACGTATTTGTCGGAGTATATATAAGAGATTTACTTTATAACTTGCAGAAGAGTAATTTGGTGTGGGAAGCAAGAGTAGTAGGATGGGATGTGTGTTATGGAGCTGAATTTGTGCCAAGTGCTGAAGGTGGGTACACGATCATCGTCGAGAAATCAAGAAAGATTGCAGCGGCAAATGAAACGGTGATCACCAACAACTATACCGCGCCAGAAGCAGGGAAGGTGGTGCTTACATTTGATAACCAAACATCTAAGAGGAAGAAGCTTGTCTACAGATCCAAGACCAAGTCTTCTGATTAAAGACAAACAGATTATGTTGTTGAAAAAGCTTGCAAAGGCAGAAAGGGTTCTgttattttgttctttcatagcttttaaaaattctatttttcttgttgatattaaatttgattttgagtgtgggatatttatttgtttttggatTGTTTTGCTACAAGCAAGTAAAGGGTTTGCAATGGatggagaagaagaaaacaatgtaTACAGAATGTGGTTGTAATATGTTGGTTGGAATGTGGACAGAAAAACTTTGATTACTAGCTCTTGTTTTGATATATTCTTGTAA
The DNA window shown above is from Solanum lycopersicum chromosome 11, SLM_r2.1 and carries:
- the LOC101255264 gene encoding patellin-3-like — its product is MAEETKKPASDETTPPTTVADVPVPEKESTPQPEPVPVPETPEKSADPVTEETDKEKTPVTESASFKEESNKVEELPNPEQKALAELKELVQDALNKHEFTAPPVKEEEKKPEAEAVAIAVAEEEKKEESAAEEPTTDAAPATTEPVKEEPPVPAAVVEEKKETTPVVEEKKEVPPVVEEKKETPASADPSETVEKVTEKVTADEEDGSKAVEEIKETIVEVTATSTAPVEEDAAVPAEEVAATEEEVSIWGIPLLADERSDVILLKFLRARDFKVKEAFAMLKSVVAWRKEFNIDELLEEDLSGLGLEKVVYNHGVDKEGHPVCYNAFGAFQDNELYQNTFADKEKMDKFLRWRIQFMEKSIRNLDFSPDGICTFVQVIDLKNSPGLYLYKKELRQATNRALQLLQDNYPEFVAKQVFINVPWWYPAYYRMINALFTTRTKSKFVFAGASRSAETLFKYIVPEQVPVQYGGLSREGEQEFTIADSATEDTVKPASKHTVEFPVTEKSNLVWEARVVGWDVCYGAEFVPSAEGGYTIIVEKSRKIAAANETVITNNYTAPEAGKVVLTFDNQTSKRKKLVYRSKTKSSD